Genomic window (Ureibacillus composti):
GCCAATCGCCTTTTTGACCAGTTTTTCGCCTCTCGTCGTTCTTTTATAAATCCACCTAGGGATTTCATCACATAGAGGCCTCCTTCGTTATTAATTGATTTAGTAAAGTTTTATTGACTATAGTATATAACATGTGTAACCTAAACGCAACAATTTCAAAAATACTGTGCTTTTCGTTGTATGTGCAATCTAAGGGTGCTATTATACAAATGTGGAACTTATAGGTTATTACCGAAAGAGAGGTGAAACAATTGGTACCAAACCGTGATAGAGTGCTAGATTTGGTAAGAGAGAATGATTGGTCTGGTGGTGAGCTGGCAAGGCGAATGGGGGTCTCTAGAACAGAAGCCAATCGATTCCTTAATGGAAATCGGGTGGGTGGCAAGAAGACGATAGCTGGATTAATTAAAGCATTTCCCGAAGAACCGTTGGAACAGCTTTTTATTTTTCCACAAGTGGAACCGAAAAACAACTGATATTAAAAATGTGTGTTTATAAGGTGCGTAGCTTTAAGGAACTCAACAAAACATACGTGGAGCAGCTCATTCGAGAGAAAGACTGGTTACAGAATAAATTTGTTAAGAAGAAGGACAAGTCATATTCGACAGTCTGCAGGTTTTTAAGTGATGAGCGAAATGAAGGAAGGAGAACAGAAAAATGAGTAAAACCAAGCTAATGCTTGATATCGTAAATGACTTACGAAATGTTGCAGGAAGTATTGAAACCCTGGCGCTTTCATTTGGAAATCAAAACGAAATAGCAGCAACAATCGAAAAAAAACAACCAAATAACGAGAAAGAACCTGCTAAACCTCCAAAAGCTAAACTACCAGTTTTTGAAGATGTCAGAGCTAAACTTTCCGCTCTAGCCCAAGATGGAAAACAGATTCAAGTGAAAGAGCTTATTACGGGATTTGGAGCAAAAAAATTAAGTGAAATTCCAGTTGAGAAGTATCCTGAACTGTTAGAAAAAGTGGATAAGCTTTGATAAAGAAGAAAGCAACCAATCAAAGAGGGAAGGAGGATTCTTCTATTCCATGAATCATTCAGAAAGAACACATGCCGTATTAAGCGCCTCTAAGGCAGACATGTATTTAAAATGTACACCAAGTATCCGACTGGGCGAACAATTCGAAGAAGAAACGAGTGTTTTTGCTAGAGAGGGCACCTTCATGCATGAGCTATCAGAAATTCATTTGGCTTACTTCTTGAAACAGATGCCAAAAACTCAGTTGAACAAAAAGCTGAATCAGATGAAACAAAGTGAGTTCTACAACGGTGAAACTGAACAAGCTGTCCAAAGCTACATAGATATTGTCATCGAAAAAATAAATGAAGCTAGGGCAAGAAACAAAGACCCACTCATCCTTATTGAGGAACGCTTGGACTTTAGCCCTTGGGTTCCAGAAGGATTTGGAATGGGCGACGTGGTGATTATTTCAGACGGAATTTTGGAGGTTGTTGACTTAAAAGGGGGTAAGGGAGTTAAGGTTTCCGCCGAAAACAACGCACAAATGAGGCTGTATGCATTAGGTGCCATTCATGGGTTTGGAATGTTGTATGACATCCAGACTGTATTGATGACGATTGTACAACCAAGATTAGATAACATTTCCACTGATGAAATACAGATAGATGACTTGTTGGAATGGGCGGAAAGTGAAGTCAAGCAAAAGGCGGAACTAGCATTTGCTGGCGAGGGGACATTTGTAGTTGGACCGCATTGCAGGTGGTGTAAGGCAAGAGCAACCTGTAGGGCTAGGGCAGAAGAAAATATGAAACTAGCATGCTTGGATTTCCAAAAGCCGCCACTACTGACAGATGAAGAAGTGGTCGAAGTTCTAACTTCTCTTGATGAATTGATCAGTTGGGCGAAAACCGTTCAAGAATTCGCCTTATCAATGTCAGTGAATGAAAACAAGCAGTGGCCAGGAATGAAACTCGTAGAGGGAAGAGGGAGTCGCAAATATAGCGATGAAGAAGCGGTAATCGCCACACTCAATGCTGCGGGATATGACAATGATGTTATTTACAAGAACACACTAAATACAATCACCGCACTTGAGAAAGAACTTGGTAATAAGGAGTTTGAAGAGTTGCTTGGCTCTCTCATTACAAAAGCGCCGGGCAAGATAAAGCTCGTCCCTGAAGAGGACAAGCGACCAGAATTAAAAGCTTCACCAGAAGTAGATTTTCAAAAATGAGGAGGAACTAAAACATGGTAAAAATTACAATTGGGACAAAAGAAGAACCGGTACGATTCAGCTATGCGAATGTGCATCAAGCAGTGAGTGTTAATGGAAGCGATCTGAAATATTCAGTGAGTATCATTATTCCAAAATCATATAAGGCAACAATTAAGAAGGTAAAAGATGCGATTCAAAAAGCGACCCAAGAAAATAAGGACAAATTCGGTGGTAAGGCACCTTCGAACTTGAAGAGCCCATTGCGCGATGGTGATGTAGACCGTGAGGATGATGAGGCTTATGCAAATTCCTTCTTCATTAATGCAAATAGCAAGATTAAGCCAGGCATCGTGGATGCAGACTTAAATCCAATCATGGATCAAAGCGAGTTTTACTCAGGGTGTTATGGAAGAGTCAGTTTGACTTTCTACGCTTACAACGTAAATGGAAATAAGGGAATTGCGGCAGGGCTTCAAAACATTATGAAGACTACTGATGGAGATCCACTTGGTGGCCGAAGCAGTGCCGAAGCAGATTTTGCAGATGATAGTGACGATGATGACGATATTTTAGGTTGATATCTATGAAACTATTAGCAATCGATATTGAAACCTACAGTAAGGCGGACCTCGTGAAATGCGGGGTCTACGCCTATAGTGAATCAGCTGATTTTGAAATTCTCCTTTTGGCCTATGCGGTTGATGATGAAGAGGCACAAATTGTTGACTTAGCATCTGGTGAGAAGATACCGGATGACATTGAAAGAGCGATGACGGATCCAAAAGTGTTAAAAACAGCTTACAATGCAAATTTTGAACGAACATGTTTAGCCAAGCACTTTAACAAAGCAATGCCGCCTGAACAATGGCGGTGTTCATCTGTTCATGCTTTAATGCTTGGTTTGCCCGGATATCTCGATGGAGTGGCTAAATGCCTTAGGTTGAAAGAACAGAAACTGAAGGAAGGGAAATCCTTAATTCGCTATTTTTCAGTTCCATGTAAACCTACCAAAGTGAATGAGGGGAGAACTCGTAATCTACCAACTCACGATAAGGAAAAGTGGGATACCTTTAAGCTTTACTGTAAACAGGACGTTGAGGTCGAAAGGCAAATCCGAAAGAAGCTAGAGGCCTTTCCTATTCCAAAAGTCGAACAGAAGCTTTGGGAGTTGGACCAAAAAATAAATGATGAAGGGGTTCTTATTGATAAAAGCCTAGTTATAAATGCTATTCAAGCAGATAAAGCGTTTCAGGATGAGCTTTTCGATGAGGCTATCTTTTTAACAGGACTAGAGAATCCAAATAGTCCAGTGCAATTAAAAAGTTGGTTAATGAAGCAAGGAATAGAAGTGGAAAGCCTTGCCAAGAAAAATGTCGAAGCATTAATGGGTGAAGTGGAAAACCCAAAAGTGAAGCGACTGTTGGAATTAAGACAGGCAATGTCAAAAACATCAGTGAAAAAATATGAAGCTATGGAGCGTTCCGTTTGTTCTGACCAAAAGATTAGGGGATTGCTGCAATTTTATGGTGCGAGCAGGACAGGGCGTTGGGCTGGAAGACTTGTACAAATTCACAATCTACCAAGAAACAATATGAGTGATTTACACATTGCTAGAAGTCTTTTGAAATTCGGAGATTATGAAACGATAAATATTCTGTTTGATAGTTTGTCGGATGTATTATCGCAATTAATCCGAACTGCGTTTATCCCATCCAATGACCACCGTTTTATTGTAGCCGACTTTTCAGCAATTGAAGCACGGGTTATTGCATGGCTTGCTGGGGAACGTTGGCGAATGGATGTGTTCCAATCTCATGGGAAGATTTATGAAGCTTCTGCAGCACAAATGTTCAAGGTACCTATTGAAACCATCGATAAAGGAAGTCCACTCAGACAGAAGGGGAAGATTGCGGAACTTGCTCTTGGCTACGGTGGTTCTAAAGGGGCACTGACGCAGATGGGAGCTTTAGAAATGGGATTGACCGAGGATGAACTTCCGGAGTTAGTTTCCGCTTGGCGAGAGGCTAATCCGAATATCGTGAAACTTTGGTGGGGAATCGAAGCGGCAGCTATTAAAGCAGTAAAAGAAAAAGTGGTGGTGAAAATGCAGTATGGACTTACTTTTCATTACACAAAAGGCATTCTATTTACTACACTGCCATCTGGTCGTTCCCTTGCTTATGTTAGGCCAAGAATCGGGCTGGACGAGCGTTTTGGAAAAGAACAGCTTACGTATGAAGGAACGGAACAAGGCTCCAAGCAGTGGGGCAGGATTCCTACATACGGTGGGAAGTTAACGGAGAATATTATTCAAGCCATTGCTAGGGATTGTCTAGCTGTCTCCATGCTTCGGTTGGATGAAGCGGGATATCGAATTAACTTTCATGTTCATGATGAAGTTATCCTTGATGTTCCTGTCGGAACGGGATCAATGGAAGAAGTAGAAAACATAATGGGTCAACCGATTGATTGGGCTCCAGGACTCCCTCTAGGAGCGGATAGTTTTGAAACTTATTATTACAAAAAAGATTAAATCAAATAGGAGGAAAACAAAGATGAATAGTTTACGAGTGTTCAGTTCTTCAGAATTTGGTCAATTAGAAGTAATGGTGATTGATGGGAAAGAATACTTTCCTGCAACAGATGTGGCAAAAATGCTCTCCTATAGTAATCCTCATCAGGCCATCATCAAAAACTGCCGGTACCTAACAAAAAGAGAGGTACCTCATCCACAGAGTGAAGGGAAAACAATCCAAAAGAATTTTATTCCTGAAGGTGATGTTTACCGTTTAATCATCGGGGCTGCATCCCAAGGGAAGAGTAAAGAAGTAAAGAAAAAGGCGGAGCAATTCGAACATTGGATTTTCGATGAAGTGCTACCGGATATCAGAAAACATGGGTTGTATGCTTCAGAGTCACTTCTGAATGATATTCTTAAAAATCCTGAATTGGGGATTAAGCTCTTTACGGAGTATAAAGAGGCGAAAGAAAAAGCGAAAAGACTGGAACTAGAAAACGCACAAAACAAACAGATCATCGGAGAGCTAAAACCGAAAGCTTCGTATTATGATTTGGTTCTTCAAAATAAATCCGTTGTACCGATTAGCCTGATTGCTAAAGATTATGGATTGTCTGCCAGAAAATTGAATGCCATCCTTCATGATTTAGGTGTTCAATTCAAAATGGGAAAAACATGGCTTCTCTATCAAAAATATGCGGAAATGGGCTATACCCAATCAAAAACTCATGCCATTGATGCAGAAAGAAGTGTCATGCACACCTACTGGACGCAAAAGGGTCGATTATTTCTTTACGAGCTACTTAAGAGAGAAAAAGGATTAGTACCGTTGATTGAGCGCTCTACTAAATCGGCATAGTTGGGAAATGTCTAACATGGCCGATATAGACACAGTGAAATTCTTAGTGGAATTAAGGCAGTTCAAAAGTGTAATACCGAAACAGGCAATGAAAACATTGAAAGGTCAGGCTCTTTCCGGTGATTTGGAAGGAGCCAAAAAAGGCCTAGGTACTGTGTTACGAAGGAGGGCTGGTAGATGTGAAAGGGCTCAGTGAACAAAGAAGTCATAGTATAAAACATGATGGAAATCTCACGATTGCGACCGGAAGAAACAGAAAAGAATTGAATTGGAAAAACCGTGAAATGCTCTGGTCTGAGGTAATTCAGAAATTAAGTAATACTGTTAGAACACACGAAACGTATGAGGAATATAAAAAGCTTTCCAAAACAAAACAAGATGAGATTAAAGACGTTGGTGGATTTGTCGGTGGCACCTTAAAAGGTGGTCGAAGAAAACAAGACAGTGTGGTTTGGCGGCAGATTGTTTCCCTCGATGCTGACTTTGTGAAAGGGGACTTATGGGCATCTGTTGAGACCATGTTTGGTTACGGATGCGCCATGTACTCTACTCATAAACACCATCTGAAGAATCCAAGGTTAAGGCTGGTCATTCCTTTATCAAGGCCAGTTACCGCCGATGAATATGTACCAATTGCAAGAAGGATTGCTGCTGACCTTGGGATTGACTTTTTCGATGATACCACCTATCAAGTACATCGGCTGATGTATTGGCCATCAACATCATCGGATGGGGAATTTGTTTTTAAAGTGTTGGACGAGCCATGGATCGATCCAGATGTGGTGCTAGCAAGATATCCAGATTGGAGAGATTCTTCCTATTGGCCGGAAAGTTCTAGAACGGTTCATGAAAGAAAAAAGTTAGCAGATAAGCAAGGTGATCCGAAAGCTAAAGAAGGAGTCGTCGGTGCTTTTTGCCGAACGTACTCTGTCATAGATGTGATTGAGAAATACTTAAATGATATTTATATCCCCTGCGAGGATCCAAACCGTTACACTTATTCAGCTGGTTCCACAGCAGGCGGGTTGGTGATTTACGAAGATGGCGACTTTGCCTACTCTCACCATTCTACTGACCCTATTGGTGGACGGCTTTGTAATGCATTTGATTTGGTTCGTTTTCATTTATTTGGAGACCTTGATGAGTCAGTAAAAGAGGGAACACCAATCAATCGGTTGCCTTCCTATAAGGCCATGGTGGAAGAAGCACTAAAGGACAAGCAGGTCAAACTCACATTAGGTAAAGAGCAGTTGAGTCTTGCTGCTACTGATTTTGAAGAGGAAGAAATAGAGTGGCTAACAGAGTTAACGAGGGACCAAAAAGGGAACATCGTCTCGAGTGCACCTAATGTTATTCTTATTCTTGAGCATGATCCATCCCTAAGGAATCGAATTGCAATGAACGACTTTGTCCATCGGGTGGTCATTAAAGATGAATTGCCATGGAGGAGTGTCGACCGTGGCGAATATTGGTCCGATACGGATGATGCTAGTTTGAGAAACTACCTTTACTCGGTTTATGGCATAAAAGGAGCAGGTGTAATTGCTGACGCTTGGAGTGAAGTGGCGGTGAAGTATGCCTTTCATCCGATTAAGGCATATTTAAACGGACTTGTTTGGGATGGCCAGGAGCGGATTGAAACCTTACTGATAGATTATCTTGGTGCTGATGATAATGAGTGCGTCCGAACATTTACTCGAAAAATCTTGCTTGCAGCAGTTACAAGGATTTATAGACCGGGTGCCAAGTTTGATTACTGTGTTGTCCTTGTTGGCCCTCAAGGTGTGGGGAAGAGTTACATTATTAAGCTTATAGGTAAGGAATGGCACTCGGATTCCTTAATTACTGTGAAGGGCAAAGAAGCCTATGAACAGCTTCAGGGTGCATGGATTTTAGAAATGGCTGAGCTAACCGCAACGAAGAAAGCAGACACGGAAGCAGTAAAGCATTTTATTTCCAAATCCGAGGATACATTTCGAGTCGCTTATGGCAGGCACAATGAAACGTTTAAGCGGCAGTGCGTGTTTTTTGGAACCACCAATGATTATGATTTTTTAAATGATCCAACAGGGAATCGTCGTTTCTTGCCGATAACAGTAAGCGGTGGTGGTAAGAAAAACATGTGGGCTGATTTAACGGAGGATGAAGTCGACCAACTCTGGGCCGAGGCAAAGGTACTGTACGAAAAGGGAGAGACCTTGGCATTAAGCAAAGATATTGAAGAAAAGGCTCGTGAACTTCAAGCTGCTCATACGCAAGAAAATCCGATTGCAGAGAGCATTCGAACTTATTTAGAAACTGAGGTTCCTACGAATTGGTATGAACTCGACATTGGTACGAGAAGAACCTATTTGCATATGAACCAAGATGATAGCCAACCAGAAAAAACAATGCAACTGAATAAGGTGTGTGCCCAGATGGTATGGGAGGAACTTTTCCAAAAAGATGTATCCATCATGACCAGATATGATGCGAAAGAAATTAATATGATTATCCAACATACACCGGGCTGGAAACGGGTGAGTTCTGTCCGGTTTGATAAATCGTATGGAATGCAGAAAGGATTTAGACGTGAAGATGTATACTTGTAAACTTTGAAAATCTTTGAAAGTATACATTGAAACCCTTATGAAGACTAGTTCTTATACTATGTATACCTTGTATACCTACTTTACTATAAAGAAAATAAATAGAGAGTAGTATATATACCTTATACACTCTATAGCCATATATAGATAAGTCCACTCAAAAAAGGTATACATAGTCTACAAATGGCTGAAAGCCGCATGAACATTGGAATTGGATGTATACCTTAATTTTGGAGTGAGTGATAGATGAATGAAGCAGGTATAGAAAAGAGACTAAAATTGAAAGTGAACGAAAATGGCGGGTTAGCATTAAAACTTGTGTCGCCCGGTTTTGCAGGTGTGCCTGATCGGTTGGTCCTCTTTCCTGGTTCAAAGGTTGCTTTTGTGGAATTAAAGGCACCAGCTAAAAAGCTACGAGCTTTGCAACGAAAAAGGAAAAAGCAGCTGGAATCATTGGGTTTTAAAGTTTATAAGATTGATAGCTATGAGGCAGTCGATCGAATGCTAGAGGAGATGGTTCTTTGATTTACAAACCTTATCATTACCAAGCTTATGCCACCCAATGGATTATCGATAAAAAGAAATCAGCTCTTTTTCTTGAAATGGGGATGGGAAAATCAGTATCCACTTTAACGGCAATTTTAGAACTTATGTATGATTACTTCGATGTAGCGAAAGTTCTGGTTATTGCCCCGCTCCGAGTAGCAAGTACGACTTGGGAAGAAGAAGTGGAAAAGTGGGACCATTTGAAAGACCTTCGAATTTCAAAAATGCTTGGCAGTGAAAAAGATCGGAATGCTGCCTTATACAAAAAAGCTGATATTTACATCATCAATAGAGAAAATGTCACTTGGCTTGTCGAACGATTAGGCACGGATTGGCCGTTTGACATGGTTGTGATTGATGAATTATCGAGCTTTAAATCTCCAAAGGCCCAACGGTTTAAATCATTAAAAAAGGTGAGGCCGTTTATCAAAAGAATGGTCGGTTTGACTGGAACGCCCGCACCCAACGGTTTGATTGATTTGTGGCCCCAGATTTATTTACTAGATGGAGGAGAGCGACTTGGTAAAACAGTAACTGGCTATCGTGAGAAATACTTTCTTCCCGATAAGCGAAATCAAATGATTGTATATACTTGGAAGTTAAAAGAGGGAGCAGAAGAGGCAATACAAGAAAAGCTTTCTGATATCTGTGTGAGTATGAAAGCCAAGGATTACCTCGAGCTGCCAGATCGAATCGACAATGTCATTACAGTGGAACTTCCCAAGAAGACGAAGGAACAATATGCAGTTTTGGAAAAGGAATTGATTCTATCACTGGAAGGGACAGATGTGCTGGCAGGTTCAGCTGCAGTTCTAGCCAATAAGCTATTACAAATGGCAAACGGTGCTGTTTACGATGAAGATGGAGAAGTGAAGCATATACACGATGAAAAGTTAAAAGCATTAGATGAATTGATTGAAGCGGCCAGTGAGAAACCTGTACTTGTATTTTATGGGTACCAGCATGATAAGGACAGGCTTTTAACGCATTTGAAGAAACTAAAGCCGAGGATCTTGCAAACAGACCAAGATATTAAGGATTGGAATCAAGGGAAGGTTCAGGTTCTCTTAGCACACCCAGCATCCGCTGGTCATGGGCTGAATCTTCAATCGGGCGGGAACATCATCATTTGGTTTGGACTGACTTGGAGTCTTGAACTCTACCAACAAGCGAATGCTAGACTGTGGCGGCAGGGTCAAAAACAAACGGTCGTCATTCATCACATTATCGCAAAAGATACTATTGATGAACGAGTGATGAAAGCGTTGGAAGATAAAGATGTGAGCCAAGCTGCACTCATTGAAGCGGTTAAGGCGAGAATGAATCAATACAAAGAGGGTTTGCCACATGGAAAGTAAAGACGGGAGGAATCGCCGGTGAACGCAAAAGAATATTTATCCCAGGCCTTTCAGCTTGACCAAAGAATAAACAGTAAACTTGAACAGGTTTCGATGTTACGTGACCTAGCTTTAAAGACTACATCCGTCCTTCAGGATAATAAAGTTCAAAGTACGAAACAGCAATCACCAATGGAAACTGCTCTCGTTAAGTTAATGAGCCTTGAGGAGGAAATCAATGACGACATTGATCAATTGATTGATTTAAAACGTGAGTTGGCTACCTTCGTTTCTGAAATACAGAATCCCTCTTACCGATTACTTCTTGAGCTTCGTTATCTAAGTGGTAGTACATGGGAAGATGTCGCTGCCATCATGGGATATGATGTGCGATGGGTTTATCGGTTGCATCGAAAAGCGTTGAAAGAAGCGACAGAACGATTAGAAAACAACACGGTGGAATGCTTATGAATAAGATTGAAACCCACAACACCCTTGGAGGATCATGTTCCTTTAAGGGTTTTTGTTTGGCGTTAATAACACGCCATGAAAAGCCATTATAAGCCACCCTCCTCCTGTGATAGAGTATAAGCTGTAGAAATAGAATGATACAGCCCTTGAAGGACGATTAAACCTTCGGGGCTTTTTTAATTGGATTAAACGGAGTTGAGAGCAATGCCAAAGAAACCAAAGAAGCCATGCAAACACAACGGTTGTCCTTTGTTAACGGACGACAAGTACTGTGAGTTTCATGCAAAACTTCATGTAGATGATAGAGCTAACGCTAACGAACGTGGTTATGATAACCGCTGGAGGAAAGCAAGCAAACGATTCTTAAATGCCCACCCTCTTTGCAAACACTGTGAGCAGAAGGGAAAGCTCAGTCAAGCTACGGTTGTTGACCACATCAAACCTCACCGAGGAGACCAGAGACTGTTCTGGGATGAAAGCAACTGGCAACCTTTGTGTAAGAGATGTCACGATCGTAAGACAAGAACAGAAGATCAGTATCCAGTTTACTCTTTTTAAGTGACCCATAGGGGAGGTCAAATCTCTACAACCATTTATATGGCGACCGCGCGCCCCCTTCACGTGAATTTTCGCGGAATTAAACAAGGGGGGTTACTATTGATGGCTTGAATATGAGCCTCGCTTCAATAGTGATAAGGGTTTAGGCACTATCAGATTTTGCGAAAAGGTTTGATTGAGGAAATGATAAAAGTGGTGTTCAGCCCTTGCCAGGACTGAATTTTAACAGTTTTAGTTAAAAATCAAAAAAGATGAATGAAACGCATATTTTAGCCTGTTTAACAGCTGATTAATGCGTTTTTTTATTGCCCTTTTAAATACTGTTTACGCGGAAAGGAGTAGGAGTGATGACCGAAGCCGAGAGGCAACAAATCTATAACTTACGGCTTAAAGGAGTTGGATATAAAGCGATCGCTGCGGTATTGGGAAAATCTCGTGATACTGTACGTATCTTTTGTAAACAAAATGGTCTAGATGGGGATGCAAAAGTTGTTGCCTTAAATGTGAAAGAACAAATGAAGAACCATGTCCTCTGCTCCTCCTGCGGTAAACTCCTTAAACAAAAGGGACGAGGGAGGATTCGGAAGTTTTGTTCTGATGAATGCCGCCGAATATGGTGGAATGAAAATCCTCAGGCAAGGAAGAAAAGTGAAACAGCCATTTATAACTATACATGCCCACAATGCGGAAAAACGTTCAGTTGTTACGGAAACAAGAAGCGGAAGTTCTGTAGCCATGATTGTTATATCAAATTTAGATTTTGGAGTGAAGAAGATGGAGTTTAAAAAACTGCCGATTGATGATTTAATTCCTGCGAGCTATAACCCTAGGAAGAAATTGAAATCGGGTGACAGTGAATTTGAAAAGATTAAAAATAGTATTGAGCAATTTGGTTATGTAGAACCTGTTATTGTCAATCAAGATATGACGGTAATTGGTGGGCATCAAAGAATCACAGTTTTAAAGACATTAGGTTTTACGGAAATAGACTGTGTCGTTATTGATATTGATAAGACAAAAGAAAAAGCTCTTAACATTGCCTTAAATAAAATCAGCGGTGAATGGAACAAAGAACTATTAGCTGACCTTATTCAGGATTTGCAGTCCTTGGACTTCGATGTTTCATTTACCGGTTTTGACCCACCAGAAATCGATCAGCTTTTTAATGAGGTACATGATAAAGATATTAAGGAAGACGATTTTGATGTCGAGAAGGAATTAGCTGAACCAGCTATCACTCAAAAAGGTGATGTTTGGTCACTTGGAAGGCACCGGTTGATTTGTGGCGACAGTACAGATTCAGCGGTTTATCAAATTCTGATGAATGGACAAAAGGCAAATTTAGTTGTGACGGACCCGCCTTATAACGTAAATTACTCTGCTCAAGCAGGAACAATCCAAAACGACAAAATGAAGGATGAGGAGTTTTATAACTTCCTACTTAAAGCTTATTCCAACATGGCTGCCAATATGGAAAAGGATGCTTCTATCTATGTTTTCCATGCAGATACAGAAGGTTACAACTTCAGGAAGGCCTTCAAAGATGCTGGGTTTTACTTATCTGGTGTTTGCATCTGGGCCAAGCAAAGCCTAGTTCTTGGAAGGAGCCCTTACCAGTGGAAACATGAACCGATTCTATTTGGTTGGTTAAAGGAAGGTAAGCATAATTGGTATGCCGATCGCAAGCAAAGCACCATTTGGAACTTCGACAGACCTTCTAAAAATACAATTCATCCAACGATGAAGCCAGTCAGCTTGTGTGCTTATCCGATCCAAAATAGCAGCATGAGCAATTGCATCGTCCTGGATCCTTTTGGTGGGAGCGGTTCGACTCTTATGGCTTGTGAACAGACCAATCGGATCTGCTACACGAT
Coding sequences:
- a CDS encoding DEAD/DEAH box helicase, yielding MIYKPYHYQAYATQWIIDKKKSALFLEMGMGKSVSTLTAILELMYDYFDVAKVLVIAPLRVASTTWEEEVEKWDHLKDLRISKMLGSEKDRNAALYKKADIYIINRENVTWLVERLGTDWPFDMVVIDELSSFKSPKAQRFKSLKKVRPFIKRMVGLTGTPAPNGLIDLWPQIYLLDGGERLGKTVTGYREKYFLPDKRNQMIVYTWKLKEGAEEAIQEKLSDICVSMKAKDYLELPDRIDNVITVELPKKTKEQYAVLEKELILSLEGTDVLAGSAAVLANKLLQMANGAVYDEDGEVKHIHDEKLKALDELIEAASEKPVLVFYGYQHDKDRLLTHLKKLKPRILQTDQDIKDWNQGKVQVLLAHPASAGHGLNLQSGGNIIIWFGLTWSLELYQQANARLWRQGQKQTVVIHHIIAKDTIDERVMKALEDKDVSQAALIEAVKARMNQYKEGLPHGK
- a CDS encoding site-specific DNA-methyltransferase, whose protein sequence is MEFKKLPIDDLIPASYNPRKKLKSGDSEFEKIKNSIEQFGYVEPVIVNQDMTVIGGHQRITVLKTLGFTEIDCVVIDIDKTKEKALNIALNKISGEWNKELLADLIQDLQSLDFDVSFTGFDPPEIDQLFNEVHDKDIKEDDFDVEKELAEPAITQKGDVWSLGRHRLICGDSTDSAVYQILMNGQKANLVVTDPPYNVNYSAQAGTIQNDKMKDEEFYNFLLKAYSNMAANMEKDASIYVFHADTEGYNFRKAFKDAGFYLSGVCIWAKQSLVLGRSPYQWKHEPILFGWLKEGKHNWYADRKQSTIWNFDRPSKNTIHPTMKPVSLCAYPIQNSSMSNCIVLDPFGGSGSTLMACEQTNRICYTIELDEKYADAIVKRYIEHVGTDANVFLERDGQKLSYSDVPKPGLDEIL
- a CDS encoding helix-turn-helix domain-containing protein: MTEAERQQIYNLRLKGVGYKAIAAVLGKSRDTVRIFCKQNGLDGDAKVVALNVKEQMKNHVLCSSCGKLLKQKGRGRIRKFCSDECRRIWWNENPQARKKSETAIYNYTCPQCGKTFSCYGNKKRKFCSHDCYIKFRFWSEEDGV
- a CDS encoding HNH endonuclease signature motif containing protein encodes the protein MPKKPKKPCKHNGCPLLTDDKYCEFHAKLHVDDRANANERGYDNRWRKASKRFLNAHPLCKHCEQKGKLSQATVVDHIKPHRGDQRLFWDESNWQPLCKRCHDRKTRTEDQYPVYSF
- a CDS encoding DUF1492 domain-containing protein gives rise to the protein MNAKEYLSQAFQLDQRINSKLEQVSMLRDLALKTTSVLQDNKVQSTKQQSPMETALVKLMSLEEEINDDIDQLIDLKRELATFVSEIQNPSYRLLLELRYLSGSTWEDVAAIMGYDVRWVYRLHRKALKEATERLENNTVECL